A window of Microbacterium luteolum contains these coding sequences:
- a CDS encoding helix-turn-helix transcriptional regulator: MDTRGDISDFLTTRRAKLTPEQVGLPDFGGRRRVPGLRREEVALVAGMSSEYYKRLERGNAAGVSESVIDGVSRALQLDEAEHAHLKDLIRAANAGDRPQQRQRPVRKSQLSPGMRQTIDAMSTVPVFVQNGRLDAIATNSLGRALFSEMLDSVRPPANAARFIFLEARAQSFYRDWEAQTRQIVAVLRAEVGRSPYDRQLSDLVGELSTRSDLFRKLWGAHDVREHRTGLKNVHHPVVGDLDLTFQAMDFASDRGLQMIVFSAESGSATHERLQLLANLSEAKAERAIL, translated from the coding sequence ATGGACACCCGCGGCGACATCAGCGACTTCCTCACCACGAGGCGCGCGAAACTCACCCCGGAGCAGGTGGGACTGCCGGACTTCGGCGGTCGCCGCCGTGTCCCCGGGTTGCGTCGCGAAGAGGTCGCCCTCGTCGCAGGGATGAGCTCCGAGTACTACAAGCGCCTCGAGCGCGGCAACGCCGCAGGGGTATCAGAATCCGTCATCGATGGCGTGAGCCGGGCCCTGCAGTTGGATGAGGCAGAACACGCGCACCTGAAAGACCTGATCCGGGCAGCGAACGCTGGCGACCGTCCGCAGCAGCGACAGCGGCCGGTGCGGAAATCACAGCTGTCGCCCGGCATGCGGCAGACCATCGACGCGATGTCCACAGTGCCCGTGTTCGTGCAGAACGGCCGGCTCGACGCCATCGCGACCAACTCACTCGGACGAGCGCTGTTCTCCGAGATGCTCGACAGTGTTCGTCCGCCCGCGAATGCCGCTCGCTTCATCTTCCTCGAAGCGCGCGCTCAGAGCTTCTATCGCGATTGGGAGGCGCAGACGCGACAGATCGTCGCCGTGCTTCGCGCCGAGGTCGGTCGGTCGCCGTACGACCGGCAGCTCAGTGACCTGGTCGGCGAGCTCTCCACCCGCAGCGATCTCTTCCGAAAGCTGTGGGGAGCACACGACGTCCGCGAACACCGCACCGGCCTCAAGAACGTCCACCACCCGGTTGTCGGCGACCTCGACCTCACCTTTCAGGCGATGGATTTCGCCTCTGACAGAGGACTCCAGATGATCGTCTTCTCAGCGGAATCCGGATCTGCCACCCACGAACGCCTGCAGCTGCTCGCCAACCTGAGCGAAGCGAAAGCCGAACGAGCAATCCTGTAA
- a CDS encoding aldo/keto reductase, protein MKNAHLGTLEVSRIGLGAMTMAGTYTTGGGLDNDESIRTIHRALDLGVTHIDTAEIYGPYLSEEIVGQAIRGRRDDVKIATKFGLVSHSSGGPGVIDSAPENVKAAVEGSLRRLGTDHIDLYYQHRVDPNTPIEDTAGAVADLIAEGKVLHFGLSEASAQTIRRAHAVQPVSALQTEYSLWTRDVESEILPLLRELGIGFVPYSPLGHGLLTGQIRSAADIPDDDWRKTNPRFVGENFTRNLRLVDEVRAIGAEIGATPAQTALAWILTRGEDIAPIPGTRRVTRVEENTAADAVVLTADQADRLTALEPAAGERHDEANMISIDK, encoded by the coding sequence ATGAAGAACGCACACCTGGGAACCCTCGAAGTCTCCCGCATCGGCCTCGGCGCCATGACCATGGCCGGCACCTACACGACCGGCGGCGGGCTCGACAACGACGAGTCCATCCGCACCATCCACCGCGCCCTCGACCTGGGCGTCACCCACATCGACACCGCCGAGATCTACGGCCCCTACCTCAGCGAAGAGATCGTCGGACAGGCGATCCGCGGTCGCCGTGATGACGTGAAGATCGCCACCAAGTTCGGCCTCGTCTCCCACTCGAGCGGCGGACCCGGCGTGATCGACAGCGCACCCGAGAACGTGAAGGCCGCCGTGGAAGGTTCCCTCCGCCGCCTGGGAACCGACCACATCGACCTGTACTACCAGCACAGGGTCGACCCGAACACGCCCATCGAAGACACCGCGGGCGCGGTCGCCGACCTCATCGCCGAAGGCAAGGTACTGCACTTCGGGCTGTCCGAGGCGTCGGCGCAGACCATTCGCCGTGCGCACGCCGTGCAGCCTGTGTCTGCGCTGCAGACCGAGTACTCGCTGTGGACCCGTGATGTGGAGTCGGAGATCCTGCCGTTGCTGCGCGAGCTCGGTATCGGCTTCGTGCCATACTCGCCGCTCGGGCACGGGCTGTTGACCGGACAGATCCGTTCCGCGGCCGACATTCCCGACGACGACTGGCGCAAGACGAATCCACGGTTCGTGGGCGAGAACTTCACCCGCAACCTTCGCCTTGTGGACGAGGTGCGCGCCATCGGCGCCGAGATCGGGGCGACCCCTGCGCAGACCGCGCTGGCGTGGATACTCACTCGCGGAGAAGACATCGCGCCCATCCCGGGCACGCGCCGCGTGACCCGCGTGGAGGAGAACACCGCGGCTGACGCCGTCGTGCTCACCGCCGACCAGGCCGACCGCCTGACGGCACTCGAACCCGCAGCGGGCGAGCGGCACGACGAAGCCAACATGATCTCCATCGACAAGTGA
- a CDS encoding DUF6510 family protein — protein MDDPANTSMIVDGNCLAGMMGDLFGADVTALVAVCSGCGTEARVAEAVVELDSHAAIVRCRSCTRTLFTLLLQDSPRFVVGMLGEIRA, from the coding sequence ATGGATGACCCTGCGAACACGTCGATGATCGTCGACGGCAACTGCCTCGCCGGGATGATGGGCGACCTGTTCGGTGCGGACGTCACCGCTCTCGTCGCCGTCTGCTCCGGGTGCGGAACGGAGGCGCGTGTCGCCGAGGCCGTCGTCGAACTCGACAGTCACGCCGCGATCGTGCGGTGCCGATCCTGCACCAGGACGCTGTTCACCCTGCTCCTGCAGGACAGTCCCCGGTTCGTCGTCGGGATGCTCGGCGAGATCCGGGCCTGA
- a CDS encoding ferredoxin reductase, protein MVGGWRPARVIETRTQTPSARSIRLEVPGWTGSDAGQHVDVRLTAEDGYQAVRSYSLGSYGPSTEVIELAVDEVPDGEVSPYLVRDVRIGDELEVKGPLGQFFVWRPDQELPERRGPVQLIAGGSGVVPLVAMIRAAQDAGAVESVRMLYSVRSPEDAIYRDEVVSAAAAGVDVRWVYTRSAPPDWEGTVGRVDADTLRDAVWPVEREPLVFVCGPTGFVEHAADTLVRLGHDPVRVRTERFGGR, encoded by the coding sequence ATGGTCGGAGGATGGCGTCCGGCGCGGGTGATCGAGACGCGGACCCAGACGCCCTCCGCGCGCAGCATCCGCCTCGAGGTTCCGGGGTGGACGGGCAGCGATGCGGGCCAGCACGTCGACGTGCGGCTCACGGCGGAGGACGGGTATCAGGCGGTCCGCTCGTACTCGCTCGGGTCCTACGGGCCGTCGACCGAGGTGATCGAGCTCGCTGTGGACGAGGTGCCCGACGGCGAGGTCTCGCCGTATCTGGTGCGTGACGTCCGGATCGGCGATGAGCTCGAGGTCAAAGGACCCCTCGGGCAGTTCTTCGTCTGGCGTCCGGATCAGGAGCTGCCCGAGCGACGGGGGCCCGTGCAGCTGATCGCCGGAGGATCGGGCGTCGTCCCTCTCGTGGCGATGATACGTGCGGCGCAGGATGCCGGGGCGGTCGAGTCCGTCCGGATGCTGTACTCGGTGCGCAGCCCCGAGGACGCGATCTACCGCGACGAGGTCGTGTCAGCCGCCGCGGCGGGTGTGGACGTGCGCTGGGTGTACACGAGGTCGGCTCCGCCCGACTGGGAGGGCACGGTCGGACGCGTCGATGCCGACACGCTCCGAGACGCGGTCTGGCCCGTCGAGCGGGAGCCGCTCGTGTTCGTGTGCGGCCCGACCGGTTTCGTCGAGCATGCGGCGGACACGCTGGTCCGACTAGGGCACGATCCTGTGCGCGTGCGCACCGAGCGATTCGGAGGTCGCTGA
- a CDS encoding sulfite oxidase-like oxidoreductase, with the protein MAVISRGFGARRRESDPKLPPGQYLTEDFPVLSAGPTPQISTAEWSFGIRNEAGAVTSWTWDELQALPIEDVHTDIHCVTRWSKLGTTWRGVSLDTLLAGVDTAASYAMAHSYGGYTTNIALDDLLGGQSWVAFEFDGEPLDPEHGGPARLLVPHLYFWKSAKWVRALTLMDEDAPGFWEQNGYNMHGDPWTEERYW; encoded by the coding sequence ATGGCAGTGATCTCGAGAGGCTTCGGCGCACGCCGCAGAGAGAGCGACCCGAAGCTCCCACCGGGCCAGTACCTGACCGAGGACTTCCCGGTGCTCTCCGCGGGGCCGACGCCGCAGATCTCCACCGCCGAGTGGAGCTTCGGCATCCGGAACGAAGCAGGTGCGGTGACGTCCTGGACCTGGGACGAGCTGCAGGCGCTCCCCATCGAGGACGTGCACACCGACATCCACTGCGTGACGCGCTGGTCGAAGCTCGGCACCACCTGGCGGGGAGTCTCGCTCGACACGCTCCTCGCCGGCGTCGACACGGCCGCGTCCTACGCGATGGCTCATTCGTACGGCGGGTACACCACGAACATCGCCCTCGACGATCTGCTCGGCGGGCAGTCGTGGGTCGCCTTCGAGTTCGACGGCGAGCCGCTCGATCCGGAGCACGGCGGCCCGGCGCGTCTGCTCGTGCCGCATCTGTACTTCTGGAAGAGCGCGAAGTGGGTGAGAGCGCTCACCCTGATGGACGAGGATGCGCCCGGCTTCTGGGAGCAGAACGGTTACAACATGCACGGCGATCCGTGGACGGAGGAGCGCTATTGGTGA
- a CDS encoding HAD-IC family P-type ATPase, producing MESPTAVQQQVDVDTDPRIGLTASRVAELTADGRTNAFTGDSSRSAWNIVRANVFTLFNGIVGACFLVLLLLGRWQDALFGLAAFGNAIIGCWQEFRAKAALDKLALLNAPRARVRRDSEDIEIAPADVVQGDILVLRAGDQVTADAVVLEHRALQIDESMLTGESDAVDKGDGDEALSGSIVVAGDGIARAVRVGADSYANKFAEEAKRFSLVSSELRTSIDRVLKWVGWGIGPIGLLVLNAQMMVAGGWVSAWETGTWTQAIVNTISSLTAMIPLGLVLMTSIAFAVGAARLAARQVLVNELPAVEGLARVDVICLDKTGTLTEGELAYRDLLRLSSATGEWQAALAWFGSAPDANATARCLREPFPEERPREASAYVSFSSARKWSALSLADHGDETWVLGAPEMVLGDAATDAGTEVGEAVTRLAAEGLRTLVLAFTADPYSAAAQESEALPTGLVPVAVITFSEKVRPDAAQTLSYFRAQGVGVRVISGDNPRTVAAIARQVGLDAGEGYDARQLPEDDAELGPVLDAHTVFGRVTPEQKKRMVVALQARGHTVAMTGDGVNDALAIKTADIGIAMNSGSPATKAVARLVLLDGQFSHLPDVVAEGRQVIANIERVSMLFLTKTVYATTLAVLFGVMVLEFPFLPRQLSITDGLTIGIPAFFLALMPNASRYVPGFLRRSLAFAIPAGLLIAIALTVYTRGAMAIGVTEPQLRTGSTIILAIVGIWVLSVLARPLNRYKVLVVGAMFIALSILFTVPLAGEFFQLVDPGEAAAYLIAGVTIATILAIEVVRLIHRRFLARSTAAAGGSAVEEVPRTGRRPDRDDHQQLHD from the coding sequence ATGGAGTCCCCCACGGCGGTGCAGCAGCAGGTCGACGTCGACACCGACCCTCGGATCGGACTCACGGCCTCGCGGGTCGCGGAGCTGACGGCGGACGGTCGGACGAACGCCTTCACGGGCGACTCGAGCCGGAGCGCGTGGAACATCGTCCGCGCGAACGTCTTCACTCTCTTCAACGGGATCGTCGGTGCCTGCTTCCTCGTCCTGCTCCTCCTCGGCCGCTGGCAGGACGCACTCTTCGGCCTCGCGGCGTTCGGCAACGCGATCATCGGATGCTGGCAGGAGTTCCGCGCGAAGGCGGCGCTCGACAAGCTGGCGCTCCTGAACGCGCCGCGCGCGAGGGTGCGTCGGGATTCGGAGGACATCGAGATCGCTCCGGCCGACGTCGTCCAGGGCGACATCCTCGTGCTCCGCGCCGGAGATCAGGTCACTGCGGATGCCGTCGTGCTCGAACATCGTGCGCTCCAGATCGACGAGTCCATGCTGACCGGCGAATCGGATGCCGTCGACAAGGGCGACGGCGATGAGGCGCTGTCGGGCTCGATCGTCGTGGCGGGTGACGGCATCGCACGCGCTGTGCGCGTCGGCGCGGATTCCTACGCCAACAAGTTCGCCGAGGAGGCCAAGCGGTTCTCCCTCGTGTCCTCCGAGCTGCGCACCTCGATCGACCGGGTGCTGAAGTGGGTCGGCTGGGGGATCGGTCCGATCGGTCTCCTTGTGCTGAACGCGCAGATGATGGTCGCCGGCGGCTGGGTGTCGGCGTGGGAGACAGGAACCTGGACTCAGGCGATCGTCAACACGATCTCCTCGTTGACCGCGATGATCCCGCTCGGCCTCGTGCTGATGACCTCGATCGCCTTCGCCGTCGGCGCGGCGCGTCTCGCGGCCCGGCAGGTGCTCGTCAACGAGCTCCCTGCCGTCGAGGGGCTCGCACGCGTGGACGTCATCTGCCTCGACAAGACAGGAACGCTCACCGAGGGCGAACTCGCCTACCGCGACCTGCTCCGGCTCAGTTCGGCGACGGGGGAGTGGCAGGCCGCGCTCGCCTGGTTCGGCAGCGCTCCGGATGCGAACGCGACCGCACGCTGCCTGCGCGAGCCGTTCCCCGAGGAGAGGCCGCGCGAAGCATCCGCCTACGTGTCGTTCTCGTCTGCTCGCAAATGGAGTGCGCTCTCGCTCGCTGACCACGGCGACGAGACGTGGGTGCTCGGCGCTCCCGAGATGGTGCTCGGAGACGCGGCGACGGATGCCGGCACCGAGGTGGGCGAAGCCGTCACCCGCCTGGCCGCCGAGGGACTGCGCACGCTCGTCCTCGCGTTCACCGCGGATCCCTACTCGGCGGCCGCACAGGAGTCCGAGGCTCTTCCGACGGGTCTCGTGCCGGTGGCAGTGATCACGTTCAGCGAGAAGGTGCGACCGGATGCCGCCCAGACCCTGTCGTACTTCCGTGCCCAGGGCGTCGGCGTGCGGGTCATCTCCGGCGACAACCCGCGCACGGTCGCGGCGATCGCGCGGCAGGTCGGCCTCGATGCCGGTGAGGGGTACGACGCGCGGCAGCTCCCGGAGGACGACGCCGAGCTCGGTCCCGTGCTCGACGCGCACACCGTCTTCGGCCGTGTGACGCCGGAGCAGAAGAAGCGCATGGTGGTCGCGCTGCAGGCGCGCGGGCACACGGTCGCGATGACCGGCGACGGGGTGAACGACGCGCTCGCGATCAAGACGGCCGACATCGGCATCGCGATGAACTCCGGATCGCCCGCGACGAAGGCCGTCGCGCGGCTCGTGCTGCTGGACGGTCAGTTCTCGCATCTCCCCGATGTGGTCGCGGAGGGCAGGCAGGTGATCGCCAACATCGAGCGCGTCTCGATGCTCTTCCTGACCAAGACGGTCTACGCGACGACGCTCGCCGTGCTGTTCGGCGTCATGGTGCTGGAGTTCCCGTTCCTGCCGAGACAGCTGTCGATCACGGACGGGCTGACGATCGGCATTCCGGCGTTCTTCCTCGCTCTGATGCCGAACGCGAGCCGCTACGTCCCTGGATTCCTCCGGCGCTCGCTGGCCTTCGCGATCCCCGCGGGTCTGCTGATCGCGATCGCGCTGACCGTGTACACCCGCGGTGCCATGGCGATCGGCGTCACCGAGCCGCAGCTGCGGACCGGGTCGACCATCATCCTGGCGATCGTCGGCATCTGGGTGCTCTCGGTGCTCGCGCGCCCGCTCAACCGCTACAAGGTGCTGGTGGTCGGTGCGATGTTCATCGCCCTGTCGATCCTGTTCACGGTGCCGCTCGCCGGGGAGTTCTTCCAGCTCGTGGATCCGGGTGAGGCGGCCGCGTACCTGATCGCCGGCGTCACGATCGCCACGATCCTCGCGATCGAGGTCGTGCGGCTGATCCACCGGCGATTCCTCGCCCGGTCGACGGCCGCAGCAGGAGGATCAGCGGTCGAGGAAGTGCCGCGAACCGGGCGGCGCCCAGACCGCGACGACCACCAACAGCTCCACGACTGA
- a CDS encoding MarR family winged helix-turn-helix transcriptional regulator → MAVTDEMVCFSLYSAARATTQAYRVLLAPWGLTYPQYLVLAILWHEGDQTIGSLGEAMQLDSGTLSPLVRRLEQAGHVTRARRADDERVVTVNLTPEGQALRGELAAIPAQVARFSGIRDDEHRRRLIAELQELTALLQDATTNSAAASTHGSE, encoded by the coding sequence ATGGCTGTGACGGATGAGATGGTGTGCTTCTCGCTCTACTCCGCTGCCCGCGCCACGACGCAGGCGTATCGCGTGCTGCTCGCCCCTTGGGGTCTCACCTATCCGCAGTACCTCGTCCTCGCCATCCTCTGGCACGAAGGCGACCAGACGATCGGCTCGCTCGGCGAGGCGATGCAGCTCGACTCCGGCACCCTGTCGCCGCTGGTGCGCCGGCTCGAGCAGGCCGGCCACGTCACGCGAGCACGCCGCGCGGACGACGAGCGCGTCGTCACGGTGAACCTCACCCCGGAGGGCCAGGCGCTGCGCGGCGAGCTCGCCGCCATCCCGGCGCAGGTCGCCCGTTTCTCCGGCATCCGCGACGACGAGCACCGCCGCCGACTCATCGCCGAGCTGCAGGAGCTCACCGCGCTCCTGCAGGACGCGACCACGAACTCCGCCGCCGCCAGCACTCACGGCAGCGAATGA
- a CDS encoding organic hydroperoxide resistance protein, which translates to MEALYTAEALATGAGRDGHVATSDRRVEFDLAIPKEMGGSGDGANPEQLFAAGYAACFHSALQSVARAQKVRIADSSVGARVQIGQNGKGGFGLAVELEVVIPEIPHEQAQALADAAHQVCPYSNATRGNIDVTITVSDD; encoded by the coding sequence ATGGAAGCTCTCTACACCGCAGAGGCCCTCGCCACCGGAGCCGGACGCGACGGCCACGTCGCCACGAGCGATCGCCGCGTCGAGTTCGATCTCGCGATTCCGAAGGAGATGGGCGGCAGTGGCGACGGTGCGAACCCCGAGCAGCTCTTCGCCGCCGGGTACGCGGCGTGCTTCCACTCGGCTCTGCAGAGCGTCGCCCGCGCCCAGAAGGTGCGCATCGCCGATTCCTCGGTGGGCGCTCGCGTGCAGATCGGCCAGAACGGCAAGGGCGGCTTCGGACTCGCCGTCGAGCTCGAGGTCGTGATCCCCGAGATCCCGCACGAGCAGGCCCAGGCCCTCGCGGATGCCGCGCACCAGGTGTGCCCGTACTCGAACGCGACCCGCGGCAACATCGACGTCACCATCACCGTCTCCGACGACTGA
- a CDS encoding zinc-binding dehydrogenase, with translation MRALIHSTFGTPEEVLEVQERPVPEPGPGQVRLRIVLSPIHNHDLWTVRGTYGFKPELPAASGTEALGIVDAVGEGVEHLTVGQRVATGGTFGAWAEYILANAAGLVPVPDSLPDESAAQLVSMPFSTMTLLQFLIVEEGDWIVQNAANGAVGRMLAQLGAARGINVLGLVRRSAGVEELRAQGIANVIATDQDDWKEQAAALIGGARVVAGVDSVGGASAGDVLSLLSEGGTLVAFGAMDSPTMEIASSDVIFKQATVKGFWGSKVIPALDPADRKALFGELFQRIADGTLTLPVAGVFDAADIADAVRASGTPGRVGKVLLKF, from the coding sequence ATGCGCGCACTCATCCACTCCACGTTCGGCACACCCGAAGAGGTCCTCGAGGTCCAGGAACGCCCCGTCCCGGAGCCCGGCCCCGGTCAGGTGCGCCTGCGCATCGTCCTCTCCCCCATCCACAACCACGACCTGTGGACGGTCCGCGGCACCTACGGCTTCAAGCCCGAGCTTCCCGCGGCCTCCGGCACCGAGGCGCTCGGCATCGTCGACGCCGTGGGCGAAGGTGTCGAACATCTCACCGTCGGACAGCGCGTCGCCACCGGCGGCACGTTCGGTGCCTGGGCCGAGTACATCCTCGCGAACGCGGCGGGACTCGTCCCGGTGCCGGACTCGCTGCCGGACGAGAGCGCCGCCCAGCTCGTGTCGATGCCCTTCAGCACGATGACCCTGCTGCAGTTCTTGATCGTGGAGGAGGGCGACTGGATCGTCCAGAACGCGGCGAACGGCGCCGTCGGGCGGATGCTGGCGCAGCTGGGTGCCGCTCGCGGCATCAACGTCCTCGGACTCGTCCGCCGTTCCGCCGGCGTCGAGGAGCTCCGTGCGCAGGGCATCGCCAACGTGATCGCCACGGACCAGGACGACTGGAAGGAGCAGGCCGCCGCTCTCATCGGCGGGGCCCGCGTCGTGGCCGGCGTCGACTCGGTCGGCGGAGCATCGGCCGGGGACGTGCTCTCGCTCCTCTCCGAGGGCGGCACGCTGGTCGCTTTCGGGGCGATGGATTCGCCGACCATGGAGATCGCGTCCTCCGACGTCATCTTCAAGCAGGCCACCGTCAAGGGCTTCTGGGGCAGCAAGGTGATCCCGGCGCTCGACCCGGCCGACCGGAAGGCCCTCTTCGGAGAGCTGTTCCAGCGCATCGCCGACGGCACGCTCACGCTTCCCGTGGCGGGCGTCTTCGATGCCGCCGACATCGCCGATGCCGTGCGCGCCAGCGGCACCCCCGGCCGCGTCGGCAAGGTCCTGCTGAAGTTCTGA
- a CDS encoding RidA family protein translates to MEITLAQPEGLVVSPAFSHVAVVPPGATTIYVGGQNGVDTAGAVVSADAAEQSARAVENARIALESAGAGLDDVISWTVLIHQDADLRAAYGAVASKLAREGAPPLVTAALVAGLGVPGALIEVSAVAAVIR, encoded by the coding sequence ATGGAGATCACACTCGCTCAGCCCGAGGGGCTCGTCGTCAGCCCCGCATTCAGTCACGTCGCCGTCGTGCCCCCGGGTGCGACCACGATCTACGTCGGCGGTCAGAACGGCGTCGACACCGCGGGAGCCGTCGTCTCGGCCGACGCCGCCGAGCAGTCGGCCCGCGCCGTCGAGAACGCCAGGATCGCTTTGGAGTCGGCCGGCGCGGGGCTCGACGACGTCATCAGCTGGACCGTCCTCATCCACCAGGATGCCGACCTGCGCGCCGCCTACGGCGCGGTCGCGTCGAAGCTGGCGCGGGAGGGGGCGCCACCCCTGGTCACCGCGGCACTCGTTGCCGGCCTGGGCGTCCCGGGTGCGCTGATCGAGGTCAGCGCGGTGGCAGCGGTCATCCGCTGA
- a CDS encoding alkaline phosphatase family protein, translating to MEDPSSTQGDGDTSSPQSRRDFLRRAGIGAAGLAIGGSAGAAVTAAATASPPEFAPLPTRKVPGFDHVVVVMFENRSFDNMLGHLYSAEEKSKDEFDGLAQGSYSNPGPDGEAIEAHIYSGSTDHIMQSPQPDPGEHFPHVNTQLFGTVDPAGNAHIRKNGQMPPFNTPPTGATPTNDGFVRDYIINFELDKGRPPTADEYRVAMGGFSPEMMPVLSTLAREFAVYDAWHAAVPSQTFCNRLFFHASTSHGYVTNHGGDGYYKWIDGPPAPTIFNRLEEAGIPWRIYYDGSQLVSLTGLLHSPVLQPYWKTNFREMSQFHEDAKNGDLPAYSFIEPRMVFNHNDMHPPWGEHVRETDVEIDGETVPVYNSALSDVRAGDRLVQEIYDAIRTSKSHKGSNAMNTALVITFDEHGGTYDHVAPPQTTPPDRSGPGEMGFVFDRLGVRVPAIVVSAYTAKETVIHDEMHHGSIINTLCRQHGLSPLTLRDQTANPIFNAVNLTEPRQPYTWPKPRALYVGRNPEEDDATSSATKHKHRPLTAPAVGLTGLLLARYNPGSKPPKTYGEAYEAVTRYGSGLFGVYDE from the coding sequence GTGGAAGATCCAAGCAGCACGCAGGGAGACGGGGACACGTCCTCGCCGCAGTCACGTCGTGACTTTCTTCGTCGAGCGGGCATCGGCGCCGCGGGCCTCGCGATCGGCGGCTCGGCAGGTGCAGCGGTCACGGCTGCGGCCACCGCCAGTCCGCCCGAATTCGCACCGCTTCCGACGCGCAAGGTCCCGGGATTCGATCACGTCGTCGTGGTCATGTTCGAGAACCGCAGTTTCGACAACATGCTCGGCCACCTCTACAGCGCCGAGGAGAAGTCGAAGGACGAGTTCGATGGGCTCGCCCAGGGCTCGTACTCCAACCCCGGCCCGGACGGCGAAGCGATCGAGGCGCACATCTACTCCGGGTCCACGGACCACATCATGCAGTCGCCCCAGCCGGACCCCGGGGAGCACTTCCCGCATGTGAACACCCAGCTCTTCGGAACGGTCGACCCCGCGGGCAACGCCCACATCCGGAAGAACGGCCAGATGCCGCCGTTCAACACGCCGCCGACCGGGGCGACCCCCACGAACGACGGGTTCGTGCGCGACTACATCATCAACTTCGAGCTCGACAAGGGCCGACCTCCGACGGCGGACGAGTACCGGGTGGCGATGGGCGGCTTCAGCCCCGAGATGATGCCCGTGCTCTCGACGCTCGCCCGCGAGTTCGCCGTCTACGACGCGTGGCACGCCGCCGTTCCGTCTCAGACCTTCTGCAACCGCCTCTTCTTCCACGCGTCGACTTCTCACGGGTACGTGACGAACCACGGCGGGGACGGCTATTACAAGTGGATCGACGGCCCGCCCGCGCCGACGATCTTCAACCGCCTCGAGGAGGCGGGCATCCCCTGGCGGATCTACTACGACGGCTCGCAGCTGGTCTCCCTCACGGGACTCCTCCACTCTCCCGTCCTGCAGCCCTACTGGAAGACCAACTTCCGGGAGATGAGCCAGTTCCACGAGGACGCGAAGAACGGCGACCTTCCCGCCTACAGCTTCATCGAACCCCGCATGGTGTTCAACCACAACGACATGCATCCGCCGTGGGGTGAGCATGTCCGAGAGACCGACGTCGAGATCGACGGCGAGACCGTGCCGGTCTACAACAGCGCCCTCTCCGACGTCCGCGCCGGCGATCGGCTCGTCCAGGAGATCTACGACGCGATCCGCACGAGCAAGTCGCACAAGGGGTCGAACGCCATGAACACCGCGCTCGTCATCACCTTCGACGAGCACGGCGGGACGTACGATCACGTGGCCCCGCCGCAGACGACGCCACCCGACCGCAGCGGTCCGGGCGAGATGGGCTTCGTCTTCGATCGGCTCGGGGTGCGGGTGCCCGCGATCGTGGTCAGCGCCTACACGGCCAAAGAGACCGTCATCCACGACGAGATGCATCATGGCTCGATCATCAACACGCTCTGCCGTCAGCACGGGCTGTCACCTCTGACCCTGAGAGATCAGACGGCCAACCCGATCTTCAATGCGGTCAACCTCACCGAGCCGCGGCAGCCCTACACCTGGCCGAAGCCGCGCGCGCTCTACGTCGGGCGCAACCCGGAGGAGGACGACGCGACCTCGTCCGCGACGAAGCACAAGCACCGTCCGCTCACGGCACCGGCGGTCGGCCTCACCGGTCTTCTCCTCGCCCGCTACAACCCCGGCTCGAAGCCTCCCAAGACCTACGGCGAGGCGTACGAGGCGGTCACCCGGTACGGGTCGGGGCTCTTCGGCGTCTACGACGAGTGA